The following is a genomic window from Mus pahari chromosome 1, PAHARI_EIJ_v1.1, whole genome shotgun sequence.
TGTTTCCAGGACCTCTTTTGAAGACTATTCATGAACAGATTTTATACTGGTTTAATGTGATATCTCTCCTCAAAATTACAGAGCATTTGTTCTCTTGAgtaaattggtgtgtgtgtgtgtgtgtgtgtgtgtgtgtgtgtgtgtttatgtgtgtgtgtatgtgtgtgtgtgtgtgtgtgtgtgtgtgtgtgtgtgtacctgtgcctgtttatctgtttgttgtgtgtatgtataagaagAATCCTTATGAAAAGTGATTACTCTGGGTGTGGCTACAAATATctgcaaatgaacaaaaattgtCATCATAGTAAGGCAATAAAATGCATCAAATGtaagtttaaaaacaataatCAATTAAACTTCATTTGTCAGAGAGgatcaaaagaagaaacatataCTAATTTGgactttttgaaattataaacatTGGTATACATCAAAATTACTGTCAGACACTGTGCTAACTATTTCCGTGAATTGTCCATTTGGTCTTTGCAACATTCCCataagacaggaagaaaacacacacacacacacacacacacacacacacacacacacacacacacacacacactttcaattttgaaaactaaagagacagaaaggaaagtaaCTCCCTCAAGGCACACAGACTGTCAATTGCACacctattattttttattgtgcttATAAGTGAGAGATCATGATATTTTCTACAACATagctgaaataatttaaaaagatggcATATATGGCCAAACTTTTTCTTCAAGTTAACCTAATTCGACTGAAAACACCTCATTTACTTTACAAACTCAAACTTCTTGATGATACGCTGTCGTATTTGCTTGGTCTTGATGCTGTAGACAATGGGGTTCATGAGGGGTGGTACCAACAGATACACATATGACATCAGAAGATGTACAATGCGGGGAAGGTGCTCACCAAAGCGATGCACAAGGGATAAGCCAATCATGGGGATGTAGAAAAGCAGTACTGCACAGATGTGAGAGATACAGGTATTGAGTGCACGGAGGCGCTCCTGACGGGAGGCTTTGCCTAGTACAGCATGGAGGATGAGGGTGTATGAGAGGAATATGAGCAGGGAGTCTACACCCACAGTGCAGGCCACAACAAAGAGTCCATAGATATGATTGACAATGATGCTGGAGCAGGCTAGTTTCATGATCTCCAGATGCAGACAGTAGGCATGGGCTAACACGTGGGAGCGGCAATAATGGAAGCGTTTAAGGAGGAATGGTAATGGGAGAATGAGGAGTGCACTTCTGAGTACTGAGCTCAGCCCCATCTTCACAATCCTTCTGGGAGTCAGGATGGTAGAATAACGCAGTGGGTTGCAAATTGCTACATAGCGGTCGAAGGACATAGACAGTAGAACCGATGACTCCACTAAAGACAAGGTGTGGATGAAGAATAGCTGAGTAAAGCAGGCAGGAATACCGATCTCTCTGGCATCAAACCAGAAGATTCCTAGCACAGTGGGCAGCGTGGAGAGGCAGAGTCCCAAGTCTGTGAGGGCCAGCATAGCCAAGAAATAGTACATAGGTTCATGGAGAGTGGCATCAGTCCGGATGACATGGAGAATGGTGAGGTTTCCTAAAAGCACTATTAAGTAGATGGAGCAGAAGGGAATGGAGATCCAGCCATGGAATTCTTCCAGACCTTGAAAGCCTGTCAGGAAGAAAGTGGCTTTTTGGAGGCTGCTGTTGTAAAGGATGACCATGGCTTTATAATCTTATAAAAACCAACCTAaggcagaaaatattttccacGTGAGTGATAGAACTGGATCCTCTGTCTTCTAAACATTCAGAACTAAGGAGTCAGGAAGAGTGACAGGGTGAATTATCATAACAGGTTGCTATACCTCTCGATTCTATAAAATTTAGCCTCATGGCACTGTGTTCTCTAGAGTTAGTCTCTCTAATATTCAATGGGGTAATCTTATACATCACTTTGTGGTCTGTTTCTATTTTAGAATGTTTCCTATTTAATGACTGAAACTTTCTCAAGCATCTCATATGCATGAAGAACTCAAACTATAAGACATTATGAAGAAATATCTACTAGGGTTAGCTGTACATAGTGTACCTTCAAATATATTAACTTGcctgagtgttttgttttattccaagTTTTCTAGACTACAGATGAGATCTAAAATAGTGTTTAATAGATATTTGTTGCCACCAATGCCTGTACTTGAAACTTATAAACAGAGTGAAATATTTCCTGAACCTATATAGCAACTTTTGAGGAGTATTGTATTAGTTTGCCAGGGAGATAGTGAGCAACTGTTTATTAACCCCAGATAGGGCACCAAGAACCAAAGATATGATTTCAACCAAGTTTAACTTGGTGAACCATTACTGGGTTAACATTCAGATGTGTTGGTGAAGGGTTATTTCTGGAAATGTAAATTGCTCTCAAATAGAAAATTTCCCCCACAGCACAGGTAACAGCTCCCTAAACTCCATAGCCCTTCAACTGATATTCAATTTATACCTTCCATGACTACATGCAATTGTACAGAATCATAGGCATCTAAGGTCaaatcattaggaaggttgagaaccacagccttAGAAGCTGAGGCCCCAGAAAGTtattgtaagagagagagagagagagagagagagagagagagagagagagagagagagagagagagagagagagagagagagagagagagagagagagagctatagaGAGTTCTGAATATACCAGAAGAGATTAACCCCGGAATCAGAGTGGATAAACCAGTCCTTGATGTAGAAGTTGTGAATAAGGGGTGAGGATCAATTTGgatgcaacaaacaaacaaacaaacaaacaaaacaggaaagacaTCTGAAATGACCAAAGGGAGTCTCTCATCTATTGCCTACATAGAAGAAATTCATCTAAGAGTGAGCGTTGCCTCCTGGACTTCGATTGATATGCTATCTTGGCATAGTTGCCTATAATATCTGAACAGGCCTATTTTTGCTCTTTCTTCAGAACCAATTACATTGCAAAACACTCAGTTGTCCCCCATTCAGACAAGTGTAGATTAATTAGTTATTATCCATCACAGGAATACAAAGTTTAATGTAGTGTTTACCATATGTTATTTTACTAGATGCATGCCATTCAACTATGACACTAATTCTGTTACAGAAGTTCTATTCTTAGGATCTAAATGTACACGGTAGAACAGTgacaaagacataaaaaaaatctgggtTAAGTTTATCAAGCCGGAAAGAGTTGAGCATGAAATCCAAACCATGGTTAAATCCAGAGTCAATGTTGTCTTTTCACATTGATATTGCAAGAAAAGTAGTTGTTAAAGAATCAGgcaattcaaaattaaatttagtGGCCAGTAAATTCTTTACCTTGAATAAGTCTGTATATGTAAATATCCAATTTACATCATACAAATAACAGTAAATGAACCAAGGTGGAAATAATAGTGAGGGAACAcatatataaagtgtgtgtgtgtgtgtatgtgtgtgtgtgtgttcagtttgAGTAAGAGTGTGCTACAAGGCAGCTGTCATCTCTATGAAAAAATTGCTAGAAGATAGAGTGTGGAAAGTAGAGGTGGGGCTTAGATCATAGCTCTAGTAATGTTGAAATGAAGATAAGCATAAAGTTATGTGAATAATGATGAGAGAAGAGAGTCATAAGGGAAATGGTACAAGATAAACAAGATCTAGCTACAACTGTTAATTGCATGACTGATAATGAAGGATCATTCAAAAATACTGTAGTGTGAAGTCCTACTGATTCTTAGAAGGCTTTCATTAAACTGCAGATAATCACATAACTTATTCTTGTTGGGCAGCAGAGAATAAGTGTGAACATTCTATAtgattttttcttaaaagaaaatttgtagGTCAGTGTGGATatcagaaacatttaaagaaaagtataGAGAGACAAGGATAGCCTTACACTCTCATAATATAAAAGgacataagaaaataattaaagcatGCAATTCTCCCTCCAGTTTTGCCACACATATTGTAAATTAATACAAACATTAATGGAAAGTTAATTTGATATTAATCCCATTACTTCATGACtcctaaagaaaaacaagagatcACTATAAAGAAAGATAGTGTAAATGGGATGAATGCAAGAGAGAAGTAGAAGcttgcagagggaggaggagaggaacagAGGCATGGATAGGGGACTTGGAGAGCATAGTgccagtggctgggcagtggtgcaaGATCATCTCTGATCAAGGGAGAAATGTCCAAAGGAAAATCCACCATCAGCTTGAGGGGGCTGCATTAAAAAGAGAAGTATTTGTGTGGCTTTCAGCCAACAGATTCCTGGTGAAGCCTGTTTTCATCCATCCTACTCAGATTTTTAAGTTTGAGAAAAGAGACATTACTGGGTCATCTTTATGCTCCCTCTATCTTTAGACACAGAAGGATCATCCTGCCTGATGAATGAAAAGTCTCACCCATGGGTTTCTATTGCAGCTGCAATCTTTGTTTCCAATCGTTTTCCTCGCATGTTTCATTTTTGCCATGAGTTACAGGTAACTGCGAAGGGAGATTAGGGAACAGAATGAGGAGAGCAGTCTTGGCTCACACCAGAGGACAGGTTTGCTTCATCCCTGTAGCTCTCACTTAGGCACAGGCGAGGGACCTAGTTACAGATTTGCAGTAGAAATGTGTGATTAAGTGGATGAAAAAGTGGGTGAAGGGAAACAGTAGGAAGAAAAAGGAACCATTCTTAATGTTTGCCACTGTCACTTCAGATAGAAAGATGGTTTCTCTAATTCATTCTGACAAAGGAATCTCATCTATGCCTATAACAGACCTGACTCCCTCTGAACTGAATTATTTGTATCATTTCatgcaaatatattcatttaaaatttttaattaatgtaaCATTTTATTACTTATAGCATGTTTTTTCCATTGGCTTCTGCTTCACCATCTATCAGTAGGCTCTAGTTATGTCATGTGAGAGAGTtctcattattttccttttaatagtGTTAGATTCTCTGGATTCCCAGCATAATTCTTCCCTCTCATTTGAAGTGTAATGAGCAGTTAAACAAGTGACATGCTTTCATTCTACATTGACAGCCAGGTCACAGCAAGACTAGGTGACAATGTACAAGGCTGTCTGTGTTAGCTTGTATtagctcttcctctccctctcccttttcctccctctccctcctctcctctccctcagttCTCTTACTCTGATCCCCATCCATCTCCTCTCATTTTACTCACTTCCACTCTTTCCTCATTAGTATCTACCATATTTGACATGAAAGAACTTACAAAATTTCTCCCAAGGAAGACCATTGACCCTGTATTAGTGTGTAGGGTGAATGTTCTAAGTTGATAAAAAATTCACTGTAGTGATTAACGTTCATAACAGAAGTTTAAGTGGGAAAGGTAGCGATTAAGTAAGTAAAAGGTGAACATTACTTTTATAAAAGCATACACAGTAACTCAGAGAGGACTAAATTTCCTTCCCATGTCTGCACATCTTCCATTCAGAACCTTCTTCACTAACATGATATGGGGATGTggctaggagagagagagagagagagagagagagagagagagagagagagagcaagcgagCTCCATATACACTCTAGGAGTCCAGTCTTCTTTGCTCCTAACCGctctctctctgtgagtctgTTTTTAACATACCTGAACAATGACAGCTGTAGAGAAAATGGCTTGGATGGCATAATTCAACTAAAAGCTCAAGTTCTGTGGTGGCAGATTGGCTACAAGACAAGTAAGCAGTTCCCGTTTAAAATGCCTGGTCCTTTTAAAGTGTCTAAAGCTGCTCCTTGGGGAATCTCAGCTGTGGCTGATAATTCCCCATAAAGTTTGCGTGCTATTAGTGGTGCACTCGGGGAGGGGCTGAAATAAGTATCAAGGAAAAGAGGCCAGTGTTGAAGGGATACCTCTGTCTTGTCTCTGGGCAGAGATTAGGCTCACCATGTTAGCGTGATTTCAAGTTTTAGTACTGACTATGAAAGCCAGACCTACTGAAGCAAGAGGGCCTATCTATCCTGTCTTTGTTAGGGTATTTTGATGCTACAAAACACTTTTATTTGTTCCAGTGTCAAGTGGCAGAATCGAGTGATTCTAGGCTGATGCCCACACTACAGAGGCCATACGCTGAAGAGACATATTTGCGCCCCTCCTTTCTGATACGACACAATCAGattattgttgttttcatttgcaaaatTGAGTATTTAATAGGAAAACAGGAGTCTGAAGCTGATACATGAACAGAACCAAAACCATATACACTCTCCAGCTAACAAACAGAGTAACTATTAAAGAACTTTGCACAGCTTGGAATGTGTGGGAATTCTACATCccacaaaattatattttctatttttaaggtGTTAGTTCATTAAGACCCCACAATTTCTTCAAATCAGACTCAGCAATATCATCATCAATAGCAAGCAGCAACAGTCTTTTTGAAAATGTcaataataacagtaatttaTTGGGTGATTAAATTGCTAGGCTCAATATgagatatttcaaaataaactaTCTAATTTAATTCCCACAATAACCCTGGTTATTGTTTATGATTATCTGCATCTTAAGAAACAGACCAACCAAACTTATTTAGGGTTGCAATTCTTTAAAGAGGCACAGCTGCCATTGGAGAGTTGGCCGACATGACTCAAACACATATGCTCATGTTCACAGTGATAGTTCACCTTTCTTTGTGGTAGAATCCCCTCTGGAAATTCATATAGTTGATTCAGCTCCATTCAGggaaacagactttttttttttttaaatttggtcaTAGCACATGATATCTGTGGACAGTTTGAGTATTAATAATACATTATGAATGATAAAGGAACACtgcaataaaaatgagaataaattacTATCTAGTGGTCACTTGTATCCTAataatacattcattcattcattttctgagaCTGAGGGACACAGGATGATAATAACCAGATCATTGTCTGGGAACTGATATATGCAAAGAAAAGGGTAGTGAGCCATTCCCTTATTGTGTAAAACTTCTTTTCCCCTATTCACACAGCATGGGCAGAGCTGATTGATATTACTGAGGCCCTGAGTATAGACAGAAAGCGTGGGTACATGTGATGGGAAGATTTATGAAGATTAATGATGATGAAGACAAGAGCTGTTCTCTATGTGGCTTGTCCCTACTGAGCATATCACAGAGATTAAGTGTACCTGTCAATTAAGTGTGTAAGAGGTGGGCACTGGGCTAGGTGAGGGACGGAGCCAAGTGTATCTCAAAGAGACCAAATGAGAGCTCTCGGGAAGCTGGATGTGTCATTTCTCCAGTCTTGCTTTTGAACCCTAAGAACATCTTTGCAGAATGCTGGCTAATTTTTGAGTAATCTGTATTAACACCTCTATTGAAATCTGAGTAGCATTCTTATTCTTCTGACTCTAAGCTAACGGGAAATTATCAAAAGTCAGTTTGAATTATTATTGAATTTATCTTAATGACAGAGAACttctttcttattatatttttattacttaaataattttaaattttaaatatatatttatcatattcttCCCTTCTCCCAAATCCTTCCAGATCTTCTACCCCTACTCACCCAACTTTAGGTCTTTAAATAAAACACCTccccaaagaaaaacagaacaccaaacaaaacacatgtagcatgtaataattaaaaaaaccctGCCGGCTATGGTAGTCTCCCTGCCCCTGTGACCCCCATGTGGTGGTGTGTTCGACTTCTAGCTATTTGCTTGCTGCTGAACAGATGTTTTCCCAGTCATCCACCCTCTATGTCTATCTGTCACAAATCTGCATGAGCAAGTataatcaaaactctagaggcttgtaatttatctATCAGATTTATATCAGTGTATTCTCAACCCACAAAAAGCTCATTCAAAGAATTCAAAGCTCAATTGATATTGCTAacagctgcccacctagattggACAAATTGCCCTATATCATTCTATGctcttttatgatatttatagctacctgtggctatatCAGGTTCATACTCATCCTTCATCTTCTCTTGtcctccttctgtctgtcccctATCCTCTCCATCTAAAACTCTTAGCCCTGCCTTTCTTTTccattgcccaatcacaggctttagccaTATATTTCATCTGCCCTCACCTGCATATAGACAGCaatccacaacacacacacaaaatagagtCCAGTATATGTTGGTCAACTACTTCCTTACATTAGGTCTGCCATAGAGTAGCTGACATACCAAGtatcactccattggagaaaactgatttttctctctctcagcaggTATAATTGTTAACCTTTACTCTAGtggctaggttttcattcattctttcattcattcatttaaaaaaactataacaaaataacatataataggataaaacaaaattatcacaTTGAAACCAGACAAGATGAACAGAAGAAGAGCCTAAGAATCAGAAATCCACTTGTTTTCACACAAACTAGAAGTCATAATATAAATGGAAAGTATAAACTATGTGAGTTCAGCGCACGCTGCTTTAGACTTTGTGAATTCATATGGACTTCACTTATGTTAATTTAGAGgaccttctttcttttcttcttcttcgtctttttaaagatttatttatttgttcgtttgtttatttattttttatttatttaatctgaattcactgttgctgtcttcagatataacagaagagggtatctgttctcattacagatggttgtgagccaccatgtggttgttgggatttgaactcagcacttggaagaacagtctgtactcttgaccactgagccatctctccagccctctttttgaaaaattttgtttaatcttttttCACAGTCCAGAATTaatccccttccccatctcccctctgactgttccacatcccataccacctctccccatctccacaaggatgtcccctaACCCCAACCCCTCAACCCACCAAAcctcccccactccctgggacctccagtctctagagggttagattcatcttctctgactgaacccagaccgggcaatcctctgctgtatgttggaggcctcatatcagctggtatatgctccctggttggtggcccaatgcctgagagatcttggaggtccaggttagttgagactgctggttcttctACATAgtccccctcctcctcaacttcttctagcatttccctaatttaaccacaggagtcagcagcttctgtccaatggttggctgtaaatatctgcatctaactctttcagctgcttgttgggtcttttggagggcactcatgataggcccctttttgtgagcacaccatagcctcagtaatagggtcaggccatggggcctccccttgagctggatcccactttggccctgtcactggacctcctttccctcaggctcttctccatttttgttcctgaagttcttagacaagaacaattatgagtcagtttttgactgtgggctggcaacctcatccctcacttgatgccctgtctttctgctggaggtgggctctacaagttccctctccccactgtagggcatttcatctaaggtccctccctttgagtcctgagagtctttcacctcccaggtctctggtacattttggagGGTCCTCTCACACCCTATCTTCCGAGGTTGACTGTTTCCACGCTTTTTGCTGGCCCTGAGGGCTTCAGTCTGGTTCCCCttcccaatacctgatcatgttcccctcttctgcTCACTGTTCTCTTTTCCAccagtttcctctctccctcccctccctctgtcctatgattgctttcttctccctcccaagtgggattgaggtatCTTCACTTGGGTTATTCGTCTTGTTaaccttttttgagttctgtgggttgtatcctgggtattctttacatttttgactaatatccacctattagtgagtacataccatccatgtccttttggatctgagttacctcactcaggatgatattttctggttccatgcTTTTGtctacaaaactcaggatatcctcgttcttaatagccgggtagtactccattgtgtaaatgaaccacattttctgtatcaattcttctgttgtgggacatctaggttgtttccagcttctagctatcacaaacaAGT
Proteins encoded in this region:
- the LOC110332499 gene encoding olfactory receptor 51G1, whose protein sequence is MVILYNSSLQKATFFLTGFQGLEEFHGWISIPFCSIYLIVLLGNLTILHVIRTDATLHEPMYYFLAMLALTDLGLCLSTLPTVLGIFWFDAREIGIPACFTQLFFIHTLSLVESSVLLSMSFDRYVAICNPLRYSTILTPRRIVKMGLSSVLRSALLILPLPFLLKRFHYCRSHVLAHAYCLHLEIMKLACSSIIVNHIYGLFVVACTVGVDSLLIFLSYTLILHAVLGKASRQERLRALNTCISHICAVLLFYIPMIGLSLVHRFGEHLPRIVHLLMSYVYLLVPPLMNPIVYSIKTKQIRQRIIKKFEFVK